The DNA sequence TTTAACACAGCGGTTAGCAATGCATAATCAAACTACTGTAGTGCAAGAGACGCAAGCATTTTTCTTACTAGGAAACGCTGGAGTAAGTGTGTTTTTTGTCCTTAGTGGTTTTCTACTTGCGCTGCCATTTTGGAAAAGCTATTTAGTAGGTGGAAAGTTTCTGGACATGAAGCACTATGTGTTTAGACGTGCGGTGCGAATTGTTCCCGGCTTTTACGCAGCTTTTTTCGTATCCGTTTTACTAGCATACATTTGGCAAGTAGAAACAGAATTTTCAATTGCAAGGTTGATAACAGGATTAACCTTTACTTCTGGTTTTCATTATACAACCTTTTTCCCTTCCGAGTTAAATGGTCCATTATGGTCGATTAGCTTTGAGGTGTTTAGTTATTTGCTTATGCCAATCTTTATGCTCGGCCTATTTTATCTAGGAAAGAAGCGCTCCTTTACAAAAGCAATTTCTTATTGGTTAGGTGTGATGGTGTTGATTCTCATTCTTAATCAAGGCGTGCATTTTTTATTTACACCTGATGAGGTTCAAAGAGGATGGGAGTATGGATTAATAGGCGGGGCGAAATTTTGGATCCCAAACTATAATCCAATCGGTTTTTTTGGTCAGTTTGCTATAGGTGTCATTGCTTCGCTCGTTACAGTTCATCTATTTAGAAGGACCGATCTCATACAGAGGTTTAAACAAAAAGGCGGCTTTGATATCGTTAGTGGACTTAGTTTAGCATTAGTATTTTTCTTTATTTTTCTGGTTAGACATTCAGGAGAATTTAGTTTAAGCATACAAAATCAACCTTACTATTTTCCAATTTTCCCAACGTTAATTGCGATCACCTTGTGTACTGCACCACTTTCACGTTTATTTGGAAAAATTCTTGATAATTTTCTATTTCGTTATACAGCAAAAGTGTCCTTTGGACTATACATTTGGCACTTTTTAGTCATCACTATGGTCGAAAGGTACTGGCAACCAACCTACGTACACATGGGTATGAGCGATTTCAATACATGGTTAGTAGTATCTATCGTAGTATTATTCATATCATATATCATTGCGACGTTATCTTATTATCTCATTGAAAATCCTGTACTAATATGGGCTCATAAAAGACAGCGACGCACAACTCAAAAAGAGCAAACGGTTAGAAAAGAGGCAATGTAATACTTATTGTGTGAGAAAATGTTTGCAACGTTTAATTTTAGGGGATTGAGTATAAACATTTATATTTACTTTTTTGAAATGTATGCAATATAATAACTCATGAAATAATATAAACGTTAAAATAATTTCTCGTTTGAGGTGGATAGCATGATAAAGGAATATGATAAGCCTGTTATAGTCATTAGTAAATGTTTAGGGTTTGATGCATGTCGTTTCAATGGAGATGTTGTGAATGATAAATTTATAGAAAAGCTATCTCATTACGTTACTTATTACACTGTCTGTCCAGAGGTGGAAATTGGTTTAGGAACACCTCGAAAACCAATACGTCTCGTTTCAACTAAGCCAAATGGTAATGTGAAATTAGTACAGCCAGAAACAGAGTTAGATTTAACAAATAAGATGCAACAATTTTCCACCCAATTTTTAGATTCATTAGAAGATGTCGATGGATTTATTTTAAAAAACCGTTCGCCTAGCTGTGCTGTTACTGATGCAAAAGTATTGAGCGATTCCGAAAGTCCTTCAACCATTAGGAAACAAGGAGGTATTTTTGGAGAGGCAGTGTTAGAGAGGTTTTCTCATTTAGCGGTGGAGGATGAAGGCCGGTTAAAAAACTATAAAATTAGAGAGCATTTTCTAGTTAAGCTTTTTA is a window from the Evansella cellulosilytica DSM 2522 genome containing:
- a CDS encoding YbgA family protein yields the protein MKEYDKPVIVISKCLGFDACRFNGDVVNDKFIEKLSHYVTYYTVCPEVEIGLGTPRKPIRLVSTKPNGNVKLVQPETELDLTNKMQQFSTQFLDSLEDVDGFILKNRSPSCAVTDAKVLSDSESPSTIRKQGGIFGEAVLERFSHLAVEDEGRLKNYKIREHFLVKLFTIARFKRIKRKCNFKDLLHFHSSNKYLLMAYNQLKLKELGRITANGKKYRVKELYEQYEKILLDILSEMPTHRSHINVLQHIMGYFSKELSKEEKVFFMELLEQYRENMVPLSSPIGVLKSWNARFKNAYLAAQTFFSPYPEQLIAITDSGKGRNFS
- a CDS encoding acyltransferase family protein, with protein sequence MNKGLMPSYLLGADGLRALACLAVIFHHLTQRLAMHNQTTVVQETQAFFLLGNAGVSVFFVLSGFLLALPFWKSYLVGGKFLDMKHYVFRRAVRIVPGFYAAFFVSVLLAYIWQVETEFSIARLITGLTFTSGFHYTTFFPSELNGPLWSISFEVFSYLLMPIFMLGLFYLGKKRSFTKAISYWLGVMVLILILNQGVHFLFTPDEVQRGWEYGLIGGAKFWIPNYNPIGFFGQFAIGVIASLVTVHLFRRTDLIQRFKQKGGFDIVSGLSLALVFFFIFLVRHSGEFSLSIQNQPYYFPIFPTLIAITLCTAPLSRLFGKILDNFLFRYTAKVSFGLYIWHFLVITMVERYWQPTYVHMGMSDFNTWLVVSIVVLFISYIIATLSYYLIENPVLIWAHKRQRRTTQKEQTVRKEAM